A single region of the Palaeococcus ferrophilus DSM 13482 genome encodes:
- a CDS encoding ribonuclease Z yields MLEVFFLGTGGIMPTGERNVPAIALRYRGEVILLDAGEGTIRQMNRAKLSPMRVGKIFITHFHGDHYLGLGGLIQTMNLWGREKPLHIYGPKYTFQFVQNYINSGFFRPGFEIHVHELGESRLEFEGYEVWSFKVSHGIPALGYVFKEKDRRGNFIPEKLREYGLEGPILGKLEREGEIEWNGRLIRLEEVTGPRRKGLKVVYTGDTEPCDRVRLFAENADLLIHEATYLEPEHRGESYHSTVREACEAARGAKAKLLALFHRAFRYGYDEYVSEAERLCGESGVDFIVPRDFDVLTFKSGKWELKNLLEGGE; encoded by the coding sequence ATGTTGGAAGTCTTCTTCCTCGGGACGGGCGGGATAATGCCAACGGGCGAGAGAAACGTTCCTGCGATAGCGCTCCGCTATAGGGGGGAGGTCATTCTCCTTGACGCGGGGGAGGGAACCATAAGACAGATGAACAGGGCAAAGCTCAGCCCGATGAGGGTCGGGAAGATTTTCATAACCCACTTCCACGGCGACCACTACCTCGGTCTCGGGGGCCTCATCCAGACTATGAACCTGTGGGGCAGGGAAAAGCCCCTGCACATCTACGGCCCAAAGTACACCTTTCAGTTCGTCCAGAACTACATCAACAGCGGCTTTTTCCGCCCGGGCTTTGAGATACACGTCCACGAACTCGGGGAGAGCCGCTTGGAGTTTGAGGGCTACGAGGTCTGGAGCTTCAAGGTTAGCCACGGCATTCCAGCCCTAGGATACGTCTTCAAGGAGAAGGACAGGCGCGGGAACTTCATCCCCGAGAAGCTCAGGGAGTACGGCCTTGAGGGGCCTATTCTGGGGAAGCTTGAGCGCGAGGGTGAGATAGAGTGGAACGGTAGGCTAATCCGCCTTGAAGAGGTCACGGGGCCGAGGAGGAAGGGCTTAAAGGTCGTCTATACCGGCGACACCGAGCCGTGCGATAGGGTTAGACTCTTCGCGGAGAACGCGGACCTGCTCATCCACGAGGCCACCTACCTCGAACCGGAGCACAGGGGCGAGAGCTACCACAGCACCGTCAGGGAAGCGTGTGAAGCGGCGAGGGGTGCAAAAGCCAAGCTCCTGGCTCTCTTCCACAGGGCCTTCCGCTACGGTTACGATGAGTACGTCTCAGAGGCGGAGAGGCTGTGCGGTGAATCCGGCGTGGACTTCATCGTTCCAAGGGACTTCGACGTTTTGACGTTCAAATCCGGAAAATGGGAGCTCAAAAACCTGCTGGAGGGAGGGGAGTGA